One segment of Mugil cephalus isolate CIBA_MC_2020 chromosome 14, CIBA_Mcephalus_1.1, whole genome shotgun sequence DNA contains the following:
- the LOC125019709 gene encoding major histocompatibility complex class I-related gene protein-like isoform X2, with protein sequence MNKFFFSPLFSPFASSVKHTLRYFSTGSSGVSNLPELVTVEVLDDIQTYVCDGIKKELDVKLDWQKKIFDNDPDQYKFYTDDCYRVYPHLFKTTMSSLKQIFNQSEGVHILQLMEGCEWDDETGEVTNFLQYGYNGEDFIALDLNTSTWITPKAQAVSIKLRWDSDIARINFNKYFYTQICPNWLKMYLHHGKSTLLRTDIPSVSLLQKTPSSPVSCHATGFYPDRAMMFWRKDGEEIHEGVEHGEILPNHDESFQMNVDLNISSVSPEDWRRYDCVFHLSGVEDDIITKLDETQIRTNWVKSSNKTTSTIISAVVVVVVVAAAAGFMVHRKKQDQKAPPDLTDSEHGSELSERLDPET encoded by the exons ATGaacaaattctttttttctcccctcttctctccctttGCATCTTCAG tgaaacacacactgagataTTTCTCCACTGGATCCTCTGGAGTCTCAAACTTGCCAGAACTTGTGACTGTTGAAGTGCTTGATGACATCCAGACTTATGTCTGTGACGGCATCAAGAAGGAATTAGACGTAAAACTGGACTGgcagaaaaaaatctttgataATGATCCTGATCAATATAAATTCTACACCGACGATTGTTATAGAGTGTATCCTCACCTCTTCAAGACCACGATGTCCAGTCTGAAGCAGATCTTCAACCAGAGTGAAG GTGTCCACATCTTACAGCTTATGGAAGGCTGTGAATGGGATGACGAGACTGGAGAGGTTACTAACTTCTTACAGTATGGTTACAATGGAGAAGACTTCATTGCTCTGGACCTGAACACATCAACATGGATCACTCCTAAAGCTCAAGCCGTCTCCATCAAACTGAGATGGGATTCAGACATAGCTAGAATAAACTTCAACAAATACTTCTACACTCAGATTTGTCCTAATTGGTTGAAGATGTATTTACACCATGGGAAGAGCACTCTGTTGAGAACGG ACatcccctcagtgtctctcctccagaagactccctcctctccagtcagctgccacgctacaggtttctaccctgacagagccatgatgttctggaggaaagacggagaggagattcatgaaggagtggaacatggagagatcctccccaaccatgatgaatccttccagatgaatgttgacctgaacatttcatcagtctcacctgaagactggaggaggtacgactgtgtgtttcatctctctggtgtggaggacgacatcatcaccaaactggatgaaacacagatcagaaccaactggg tgAAGTCCAGTAACAAGaccacctccaccatcatctctgcagtggttgttgtcgtcgtcgttgcagcagctgctggattcatggttcatagaaagaaacaag accaaaaggctccacctg acCTTACAGATAGTGAACACGGCTCTGAGCTCTCTGAGAGACTGGATCCAGAAACCTGA
- the LOC125019709 gene encoding major histocompatibility complex class I-related gene protein-like isoform X1 has product MKTLLLLLLFCRVSSTMKHTLRYFSTGSSGVSNLPELVTVEVLDDIQTYVCDGIKKELDVKLDWQKKIFDNDPDQYKFYTDDCYRVYPHLFKTTMSSLKQIFNQSEGVHILQLMEGCEWDDETGEVTNFLQYGYNGEDFIALDLNTSTWITPKAQAVSIKLRWDSDIARINFNKYFYTQICPNWLKMYLHHGKSTLLRTDIPSVSLLQKTPSSPVSCHATGFYPDRAMMFWRKDGEEIHEGVEHGEILPNHDESFQMNVDLNISSVSPEDWRRYDCVFHLSGVEDDIITKLDETQIRTNWVKSSNKTTSTIISAVVVVVVVAAAAGFMVHRKKQDQKAPPDLTDSEHGSELSERLDPET; this is encoded by the exons aTGAAAACTTTGCTTCTGTTGCTTCTCTTCTGTCGTGTTTCATCAACAA tgaaacacacactgagataTTTCTCCACTGGATCCTCTGGAGTCTCAAACTTGCCAGAACTTGTGACTGTTGAAGTGCTTGATGACATCCAGACTTATGTCTGTGACGGCATCAAGAAGGAATTAGACGTAAAACTGGACTGgcagaaaaaaatctttgataATGATCCTGATCAATATAAATTCTACACCGACGATTGTTATAGAGTGTATCCTCACCTCTTCAAGACCACGATGTCCAGTCTGAAGCAGATCTTCAACCAGAGTGAAG GTGTCCACATCTTACAGCTTATGGAAGGCTGTGAATGGGATGACGAGACTGGAGAGGTTACTAACTTCTTACAGTATGGTTACAATGGAGAAGACTTCATTGCTCTGGACCTGAACACATCAACATGGATCACTCCTAAAGCTCAAGCCGTCTCCATCAAACTGAGATGGGATTCAGACATAGCTAGAATAAACTTCAACAAATACTTCTACACTCAGATTTGTCCTAATTGGTTGAAGATGTATTTACACCATGGGAAGAGCACTCTGTTGAGAACGG ACatcccctcagtgtctctcctccagaagactccctcctctccagtcagctgccacgctacaggtttctaccctgacagagccatgatgttctggaggaaagacggagaggagattcatgaaggagtggaacatggagagatcctccccaaccatgatgaatccttccagatgaatgttgacctgaacatttcatcagtctcacctgaagactggaggaggtacgactgtgtgtttcatctctctggtgtggaggacgacatcatcaccaaactggatgaaacacagatcagaaccaactggg tgAAGTCCAGTAACAAGaccacctccaccatcatctctgcagtggttgttgtcgtcgtcgttgcagcagctgctggattcatggttcatagaaagaaacaag accaaaaggctccacctg acCTTACAGATAGTGAACACGGCTCTGAGCTCTCTGAGAGACTGGATCCAGAAACCTGA
- the LOC125019685 gene encoding LOW QUALITY PROTEIN: zinc transporter Slc39a7-like (The sequence of the model RefSeq protein was modified relative to this genomic sequence to represent the inferred CDS: inserted 1 base in 1 codon), whose amino-acid sequence MGCVRLLALTLATSAALLFASHSARAHSHSHGDHGHDHGHGHGHGHHHHGHSHGDDDHHEHSHGPEVKMFHGASKWSAEANLPVDEDEHHGHGHGHGHDHGHGHDHGHGHGHGHDHGHAHSHDHGHAHSHDHGHNEDIVRVHKEEVGHGGERTKREXGGEKRDTVELWTQAIGATLLISAAPFLILFLIPVQSNSDQHQNLLKVLLSFASGGLLGDAFLHLIPHALEPHSHHEDGDHGHSHAEESQDHGHSHGAAHGHMMSVGLWVLAGIIAFLVVEKFVRLLKGGHGHGHGHSHGHSHAANKDKDSDGEEEKKKKKESKDKKEPKKEEKKSTDIKVSGYLNLAADFTHNFTDGLAIGASFLVSPAVGAVTTVTILLHEVPHEIGDFAILVQSGCTKKKAMCLQLLTALGALAGTSCSLAAEGVGAAATAWILPFTAGGFVYIATVTVLPELLAGRSSFGQSLMEILALLFGVGMMVLIAEYE is encoded by the exons ATGGGCTGTGTACGTCTGCTGGCGCTGACACTGGCCACATCTGCAGCGCTGCTGTTCGCCTCCCATTCGGCCAGAGCTCACAGCCATTCCCACGGCGACCACGGCCACGACCACGGCCACGGCCACGGCCACGGGCACCATCACCACGGGCACTCCCACGGAGATGACGATCACCACGAACACTCCCACGGCCCCGAGGTGAAGATGTTCCACGGGGCGAGCAAGTGGAGCGCGGAGGCCAACCTCCCCGTGGACGAGGACGAGCATCACGGACACGGACACGGACACGGACACGATCATGGACATGGACACGATCacggacatggacatggacacgGACACGATCATGGACACGCTCACTCCCACGATCACGGACACGCTCACTCCCACGATCACGGACATAATGAGGATATTGTTCGCGTACACAAGGAGGAGGTCGGGCACGGAGGCGAGAGGACGAAGCGGG GCGGGGGAGAGAAGAGGGACACAGTGGAGCTCTGGACACAG GCTATCGGAGCCACGCTCCTGATCAGCGCCGCTcccttcctcatcctcttcctcatcccGGTCCAGTCCAACAGCGACCAGCACCAGAACCTGCTCAAGGTGCTGCTCAGCTTCGCCTCCGGTGGACTCCTGGGCGACGCCTTCCTGCACCTCATCCCACACGCTCTGG AGCCCCACTCCCACCACGAAGACGGAGACCACGGACACTCCCACGCTGAAGAGTCCCAGGACCACGGCCACTCCCACG GAGCCGCCCACGGCCACATGATGTCCGTGGGCCTGTGGGTTCTCGCCGGGATCATCGCCTTCCTGGTCGTGGAAAAGTTTGTGCGTCTGCTGAAGGGAGGACACGGACACGGACACGGACACTCCCACGGACACTCCCACG ctgCTAATAAGGACAAGGACAgtgatggagaggaagagaaaaagaagaagaaagaaagcaaagataAGAAGGAGccgaagaaagaggagaaaaagagcacAG ATATCAAGGTGTCGGGGTACCTCAACCTGGCCGCCGACTTCACGCACAATTTCACGGACGGCCTGGCCATCGGGGCGTCGTTCCTGGTCAGTCCAGCGGTGGGCGCCGTCACCACCGTCACCATCCTGCTGCACGAGGTCCCGCACGAGATCGGAGACTTCGCCATCCTCGTCCAGTCCGGCTGCACCAAGAAGAAG gccATGTGTCTtcagctgctcacagccctgggGGCTCTGGCCGGGACGTCCTGCTCCCTGGCGGCCGAGGGCGTCggcgccgccgccaccgcctgGATCCTCCCCTTCACGGCCGGCGGCTTCGTCTACATCGCCACGGTGACGGTGCTGCCCGAGCTGCTGGCCGGACGCTCCAGCTTCGGCCAGTCGCTGATGGAGATCCTGGCGCTGCTGTTCGGCGTCGGCATGATGGTGCTGATCGCAGAGTACGAGTGA